Proteins encoded by one window of Companilactobacillus ginsenosidimutans:
- a CDS encoding THUMP domain-containing class I SAM-dependent RNA methyltransferase, producing MKLIATMSSGFEAVTKKELQDLGYDVQTENGKVYFDGDYEDIAKANLWLRSADRIKILISTFEAKTFEELFDKVNDIAWDDWLPLNAAFPIKARTVKSKLFSERDIQAITKKAIVNKMADIYKRRGRLPESGAKFQIETRIHNDIVEITLDTTGDSLYKRGYRTEHGVAPMKENFAAALIMLTNWHADMPFVDPTTGSGTIAIEAALLAKNVAPGILRKFSFEDFDWFDPMILEKEKEAAKELQVAPELNIFASDIDGSMIDVAKLNAHGAGVLHDINFKQVAVKDLKIEGEDGVIISNPPYGQRMSDMDSVHTLYKQMGDVFEPHASWSKYIVTSDLEFEKFYGKRATKKRKLYNGAIRTDYYQFWATER from the coding sequence ATGAAATTAATTGCAACTATGTCTAGTGGCTTCGAAGCTGTTACTAAAAAAGAATTGCAAGATTTAGGCTATGACGTTCAAACTGAAAATGGAAAAGTGTATTTTGATGGTGACTACGAAGATATAGCTAAGGCAAATTTGTGGCTAAGAAGTGCTGACAGAATAAAAATTCTAATTTCTACTTTTGAAGCCAAAACTTTCGAAGAACTTTTTGATAAAGTTAACGATATTGCCTGGGATGACTGGTTGCCATTAAATGCTGCCTTTCCAATTAAAGCAAGAACTGTAAAGTCAAAATTGTTCTCTGAACGTGATATTCAAGCAATTACCAAAAAAGCAATCGTTAATAAAATGGCTGACATCTATAAACGTCGTGGACGTTTACCTGAATCAGGCGCTAAATTCCAAATTGAAACCAGAATACATAATGATATTGTTGAGATCACCCTCGATACAACAGGAGATTCTCTATATAAACGTGGATACCGTACAGAACACGGTGTTGCTCCAATGAAGGAAAACTTTGCTGCCGCATTGATTATGCTAACTAACTGGCACGCAGATATGCCGTTTGTTGATCCAACCACTGGATCAGGAACTATTGCCATTGAAGCTGCATTATTAGCTAAAAATGTCGCACCTGGAATTCTTAGAAAATTTTCTTTTGAAGATTTCGACTGGTTCGATCCAATGATTTTGGAAAAAGAAAAAGAAGCAGCCAAAGAATTACAGGTTGCTCCCGAATTAAATATTTTTGCTAGCGATATTGATGGTTCAATGATCGATGTTGCTAAATTAAATGCTCATGGTGCTGGCGTATTGCACGATATTAATTTCAAACAAGTTGCTGTGAAGGATTTGAAGATTGAAGGGGAAGATGGAGTAATCATCTCTAACCCTCCTTACGGTCAACGTATGAGCGATATGGACAGTGTTCATACACTTTACAAGCAAATGGGAGATGTCTTTGAACCACATGCATCATGGAGTAAGTACATTGTTACTTCAGACCTCGAGTTTGAAAAGTTTTATGGTAAGCGTGCTACAAAGAAACGTAAACTATATAACGGTGCAATTAGAACAGATTATTACCAATTTTGGGCAACTGAGAGATAG
- a CDS encoding DnaD domain protein → MEDKFFNRFLNSGSTNISNLIVQNYRKLGMTEKDLVIYLNLQMFAQQGNQFPPVVNIANNTGFEENDIFNGIQTLIKLGIIELKTIVENHQQRDIYSLTPIFNRLNALFIQENDSNAEKKLMSDTEQLFKKIEVEFGRPISPIEQEQVHQWIDDDHYGIKLIDLALREAVLNQAYSLKYMDRILISWEKSNIKTPEQLQERRKKLGY, encoded by the coding sequence ATGGAAGATAAATTTTTTAACCGCTTTTTAAATAGTGGTAGTACCAATATAAGCAACTTGATAGTTCAAAATTATCGTAAACTAGGGATGACTGAAAAGGATTTAGTCATTTATTTGAATTTACAAATGTTTGCTCAACAAGGAAACCAATTCCCGCCTGTCGTTAATATTGCCAATAATACTGGATTTGAAGAGAATGATATTTTTAATGGTATTCAAACTTTGATTAAATTAGGTATTATCGAATTAAAAACGATTGTAGAAAATCACCAACAACGTGATATTTACTCACTGACGCCCATTTTCAATCGTTTGAATGCGTTATTTATTCAAGAAAACGATTCAAACGCAGAAAAAAAATTAATGTCGGATACTGAGCAATTATTTAAAAAAATTGAAGTTGAATTTGGCCGACCAATTTCACCTATTGAGCAAGAACAAGTTCATCAATGGATCGATGATGATCATTATGGAATCAAACTAATCGATTTAGCTTTACGAGAAGCTGTATTAAATCAGGCGTATTCACTAAAATATATGGACAGAATTTTAATTAGTTGGGAAAAAAGTAATATTAAAACTCCAGAGCAATTACAAGAACGTCGAAAGAAGTTGGGATACTAA
- a CDS encoding transglycosylase domain-containing protein encodes MNNKPSNRHNNTSVSPFKKFMKWIGIALGTVIVLFLAVFIFYAFKAPAISQETLQSGGSSSIVDSEGNQIGSLGSNKRNYVTIDKVPQQMQDAVVSIEDKNFYNETFGIDPIRIVKSAFNNATQGTLQGGSTLTQQLVKLTVFSTDAKDQTFKRKMQEAWLAIKVSHDYSKQQVLEFYVNKVYMNNGIYGIETASNYYFGKSLDQLSLPQMAFLAGLPNAPSDYDPYKHPEQAKQRRDLVLSAMYNNEKITKSQEESAIATPIDSGLEPYKEVTTGNDTDKMITDPYIKEAISEVQAKGFDPYRDNLKITVNMDYNAQKRLYNIVNSSNYVQFPDSKMQVGASIVDPNNGKVVAMIGGRNLTNIQFGLNRAVQTSRSNGSTMKPILDYGPAIEYLNWSTYHQLDDEKYTYPGTDIVLKDWDQTYKGQMSMREALVTSRNVPAIKTLQEVGFEQAKSFSKKLGVPVTGEDTGLSAGIGTDASSLQGASAYAAFSNGGNYYKPTYVSKIEKADGITHSYHSEPKRVMKASTAYMITDMLKGVPTSQGFADYAQIAGLHQAGKTGTTNYDDKSVEGNPELSGTSKDAWYNGYTRNYSMSVWTGYDAQNTKGVSPTYQSVAGKIYKAEMEYLARESTNPDWKKPSSVVSMKIRTGGSESPIVASPRSPSGTYTNELFVRGHAPTNPYKNYSSSSSSSSSSSSSEEVIPNRSQNSENNQENENSDENEPNGNTQTGDGTDGNNQNNNGNTTTNPPSTGGNNNSSNNGGNNSGNNGNNAGGGNTGDNNGGTTPPSGGGTQGSNTQGGNTIDTEPENENE; translated from the coding sequence ATGAATAATAAACCTAGCAATAGACACAATAACACTTCAGTCTCGCCTTTTAAGAAATTTATGAAGTGGATTGGAATTGCACTAGGAACAGTAATTGTTTTATTCTTAGCAGTTTTTATTTTTTATGCTTTTAAAGCCCCTGCAATTAGTCAAGAAACTTTGCAAAGTGGCGGCAGCTCATCGATTGTTGATTCTGAAGGTAATCAAATTGGATCTTTAGGGTCCAATAAAAGAAATTACGTAACAATTGATAAAGTACCTCAACAAATGCAGGATGCCGTCGTATCTATTGAAGACAAAAATTTCTACAACGAAACTTTTGGTATTGATCCAATCAGAATTGTGAAGTCAGCATTTAATAATGCGACACAAGGAACATTACAAGGTGGAAGTACTTTAACTCAGCAATTAGTGAAGTTAACAGTCTTCTCTACTGATGCAAAAGATCAAACCTTTAAACGTAAGATGCAAGAGGCATGGTTAGCAATTAAAGTCAGCCATGATTACTCTAAACAGCAAGTTCTCGAATTTTATGTCAACAAAGTTTATATGAATAATGGTATTTACGGTATTGAAACCGCCTCGAACTATTATTTTGGTAAATCTTTGGATCAATTATCACTTCCTCAAATGGCTTTCCTAGCTGGATTGCCAAACGCACCTAGTGATTACGATCCATATAAACATCCAGAACAAGCAAAACAACGTCGAGACCTAGTTCTCAGTGCAATGTATAACAATGAAAAAATCACTAAATCTCAAGAAGAGTCAGCTATTGCAACTCCAATTGATTCTGGACTTGAACCATATAAAGAAGTAACGACTGGAAACGATACTGATAAAATGATTACTGATCCTTACATCAAGGAAGCAATTTCCGAAGTGCAAGCCAAAGGATTTGATCCATATCGAGATAATTTAAAAATCACGGTCAATATGGACTATAATGCTCAAAAACGTTTGTATAACATTGTAAATTCATCAAATTACGTGCAATTCCCTGATTCAAAAATGCAGGTTGGTGCATCAATTGTCGACCCTAACAACGGAAAAGTTGTTGCTATGATTGGTGGACGTAACTTAACTAATATCCAATTTGGACTGAATCGTGCGGTTCAAACATCTCGTAGTAATGGTTCTACCATGAAACCAATCTTGGATTATGGTCCAGCTATTGAATATCTAAATTGGTCAACATATCATCAATTGGACGATGAAAAATATACTTATCCAGGAACTGATATAGTTCTAAAAGATTGGGATCAAACATATAAGGGTCAAATGAGCATGCGTGAAGCATTGGTGACATCACGAAACGTGCCTGCCATCAAGACTTTGCAAGAAGTTGGTTTTGAACAAGCTAAATCGTTTTCTAAGAAACTTGGTGTCCCTGTAACTGGTGAAGATACTGGTCTTTCTGCTGGTATTGGTACCGATGCCTCAAGTCTGCAAGGAGCATCAGCGTATGCAGCATTCTCGAATGGTGGTAATTATTACAAACCCACATATGTCTCAAAGATTGAAAAAGCGGATGGAATTACTCATTCTTACCACTCAGAACCAAAAAGAGTTATGAAAGCATCGACAGCTTATATGATTACTGACATGTTGAAAGGTGTTCCAACTAGTCAAGGATTTGCGGACTATGCTCAAATTGCCGGATTACATCAAGCTGGTAAAACTGGTACAACAAATTATGATGATAAATCAGTTGAAGGAAATCCAGAGCTAAGTGGAACTTCAAAAGATGCCTGGTACAACGGATACACTCGTAACTATTCAATGAGTGTTTGGACTGGATACGATGCACAAAACACCAAAGGTGTATCCCCTACTTACCAAAGTGTTGCAGGAAAGATTTACAAGGCAGAAATGGAGTATCTAGCAAGAGAATCCACGAATCCAGATTGGAAGAAACCAAGCTCGGTTGTTTCAATGAAGATTAGAACCGGTGGTTCTGAATCACCTATCGTTGCATCACCAAGATCACCAAGTGGAACTTATACTAACGAGTTATTCGTTCGAGGACACGCACCAACAAATCCTTACAAGAATTACTCAAGTTCCTCATCAAGTTCAAGCAGCTCATCAAGTAGTGAGGAAGTAATTCCAAACCGTTCTCAAAATTCTGAAAATAATCAAGAAAATGAGAATTCCGATGAGAACGAGCCAAATGGTAATACACAAACTGGTGATGGTACTGACGGCAATAACCAAAATAACAATGGAAACACCACAACTAATCCTCCATCAACTGGTGGAAACAACAATTCCTCCAATAATGGTGGTAATAATTCAGGTAATAATGGCAACAACGCTGGTGGTGGTAATACTGGCGATAACAATGGAGGAACTACTCCCCCAAGCGGTGGTGGCACCCAAGGTAGCAATACTCAAGGCGGTAACACAATCGATACAGAACCGGAAAATGAAAATGAATAG
- a CDS encoding endonuclease III domain-containing protein has product MLNDKQIAWAIHEMENDIGTVEPSLDSRTPFQYLVSVILSAQATDVSVNKVTPELFAKYPDPKDLMSANLEDVERIIKSVGLFHNKAKNIIKTAEVLHLQYNDVVPEVRSEIMKLPGAGRKTANVVLSDVFNQPTFAVDTHVSAIAKRLHFIDQKANPLQVEKKIVGALKPEELHQAHHTMIEYGRKYSMKLPVEKETNQLIIECDKLNSANEKA; this is encoded by the coding sequence ATGCTTAATGATAAACAAATCGCATGGGCAATTCATGAAATGGAAAATGACATTGGAACTGTTGAACCATCATTAGATTCGAGAACACCATTTCAATATTTGGTTTCAGTGATACTCAGCGCCCAAGCCACTGATGTGTCAGTTAACAAGGTGACACCAGAATTATTTGCAAAATATCCAGATCCAAAGGATTTAATGTCAGCTAATTTAGAGGATGTCGAGCGGATTATTAAAAGCGTTGGTTTATTTCATAATAAGGCTAAAAATATCATTAAAACTGCAGAAGTGCTTCATTTGCAATATAATGACGTTGTACCAGAGGTTAGGTCAGAAATAATGAAGTTGCCAGGGGCAGGGAGAAAAACAGCCAACGTCGTATTAAGTGACGTTTTCAATCAACCAACTTTTGCCGTTGACACACATGTTTCAGCTATAGCCAAAAGATTACATTTTATCGATCAAAAAGCTAATCCACTTCAAGTTGAGAAGAAGATTGTTGGTGCTTTGAAACCAGAAGAGTTACATCAAGCTCATCATACGATGATTGAATATGGTCGAAAGTACTCAATGAAACTTCCTGTAGAAAAAGAAACTAATCAGTTAATTATCGAGTGCGACAAACTTAACAGTGCAAATGAAAAGGCTTAG
- a CDS encoding helicase C-terminal domain-containing protein yields MKNSYAVVDLETTNANWHDNGRIIQFGCALIENGEITKVFNQKVNPEVPIPSRITALTGLSDKDVKDSPTFKQVAPDIFKLLKNRVFIAHNVNFDLPFLNRELNRVGLNELNVKAIDTVELSQIMFPTVSSYKLQDLTSYLSIEHDNPHSADSDALVTAKLFLVIESQVRDLPITTLKSLVNLGTETIRESNIAFKNIYNERQNSNKVLPDYLYEKNGLVLRKKNFHISEQIDKTTTFPTTDKKKKDLLKNKLEFRRNQADLMDHIFTTANNRKKNKKWNLIEAPTGSGKTLGYLLPLSYLVNSQQKLVIATTTKVLQQQIVDQSIPLLNQVSQNNYHAEVVKSSYNFIDIDRFYESIENYQGHRHTALLKMKIIVWLTITTTGDLNELHLTNYNNPLFTIIRHRGEDKDSSLFADDDFWKYQTNKYHESLILVSNQAYLARNLDSPIWGENSYLVVDEANHLADNLRDVASPTIDFFRLNEYVKKLSDILYQNRVTLRYAFTEVTTQLWNYQDLQDMETHFQAIDELMERLEFNIFENDVQDFVSLKDRNGLVNLLLNQSDFKKDNTDLVDLLSDLIVELSMVVNRIDVLFDQYNFQKNFISVELSKIISSLIIENAKIRNVLSAMDELLQVIQKKDSDFGIQIDMRDYYEPNTMKLSWRQYDIRELVKDTTDEFSQIFAIGAAITVQKDFSHFILDMQLDSEQINEMLILPDSNDMIHNSKIYVPEDVPDITKLNNDQYYAMVTKHIVQILDDMDYQTMILFNSLTTLEAVYKLLMETDVKEKWEILAQGITGTNEKIKKRFAIGNRSVLLGANSFWEGVDFPNKMLEILIVTRIPFESPEMLDVKVRQEVMAKNGFNIFQADTLPRAILQLRQGLGRLVRTTGDRGVILLLDNRILTKSYGKKILDSLPDGLPVIQDNMKYIKKDINKFLK; encoded by the coding sequence TTGAAAAACTCTTACGCTGTTGTTGATCTTGAGACAACCAATGCCAATTGGCATGACAACGGACGTATTATTCAATTCGGCTGTGCTTTAATTGAAAATGGGGAGATTACTAAAGTCTTCAACCAAAAAGTTAATCCTGAGGTTCCAATTCCCAGCAGAATTACAGCCCTTACTGGTTTAAGTGATAAGGATGTTAAGGACTCTCCAACATTCAAACAAGTCGCACCAGATATTTTTAAACTTTTGAAAAATAGGGTATTTATTGCCCACAACGTCAACTTTGATTTACCTTTCTTAAATCGAGAACTTAACCGTGTTGGTCTTAACGAGCTTAACGTCAAAGCCATTGATACGGTTGAGTTGTCACAAATAATGTTTCCAACTGTAAGTAGTTATAAGCTTCAGGATCTAACTAGCTATTTAAGTATTGAGCATGATAATCCTCATTCAGCCGATAGCGATGCTTTGGTAACCGCTAAACTATTCCTAGTCATCGAAAGTCAAGTAAGGGATTTACCTATCACTACTTTAAAAAGTTTGGTCAATTTAGGTACAGAAACAATTCGTGAATCAAATATTGCTTTTAAAAACATATATAACGAACGACAAAATTCAAACAAGGTTTTGCCGGACTATTTGTATGAAAAGAATGGTCTAGTATTACGCAAGAAAAACTTTCATATTAGTGAGCAAATTGATAAAACTACTACGTTTCCGACTACTGACAAGAAGAAAAAAGATTTATTGAAAAACAAACTAGAATTTCGCCGCAACCAAGCAGATTTGATGGATCATATCTTTACTACAGCTAACAATCGTAAGAAAAATAAGAAGTGGAATTTGATTGAAGCCCCAACTGGTTCGGGAAAAACTCTAGGATATTTATTGCCTCTTTCATATTTGGTCAATTCTCAGCAAAAACTGGTAATTGCTACGACTACTAAAGTTTTGCAACAACAAATAGTTGATCAATCGATTCCTTTATTAAATCAAGTTTCTCAGAATAACTATCATGCTGAGGTGGTCAAGAGTAGTTATAATTTCATCGATATTGATAGATTCTATGAGTCAATCGAGAATTATCAGGGACACCGTCACACGGCACTCTTGAAGATGAAAATAATCGTCTGGTTGACAATTACGACGACTGGCGACTTGAATGAGCTTCATCTAACTAATTACAATAATCCATTGTTTACAATTATTCGCCATCGTGGTGAGGATAAGGACAGTAGTTTATTTGCTGATGATGATTTTTGGAAATATCAAACCAATAAGTATCACGAGTCATTAATCTTGGTCTCAAACCAGGCTTATTTAGCTCGTAACTTAGACAGTCCCATTTGGGGTGAAAATTCTTATTTAGTCGTCGATGAAGCCAATCATCTTGCCGATAATTTGAGAGATGTCGCATCACCAACAATCGACTTTTTCAGATTGAATGAATATGTTAAAAAATTGAGCGATATCTTATATCAAAATCGTGTCACTCTGCGATATGCGTTCACAGAAGTAACAACACAACTTTGGAATTATCAAGACTTGCAGGATATGGAAACGCATTTTCAAGCCATCGATGAATTAATGGAACGACTTGAATTCAACATTTTTGAAAATGATGTTCAAGACTTTGTTAGCTTAAAGGATCGTAATGGGTTAGTTAATTTGCTACTTAATCAGTCAGATTTCAAAAAAGACAATACTGATTTAGTTGATTTATTATCAGATTTGATTGTTGAACTTTCAATGGTCGTCAATCGAATCGATGTTTTATTTGATCAATATAACTTTCAAAAAAATTTTATTTCAGTTGAACTCTCAAAAATTATTTCTAGTCTGATTATCGAAAATGCCAAGATTAGAAATGTGCTATCTGCCATGGATGAACTGCTACAAGTTATTCAGAAAAAAGATTCTGATTTTGGTATTCAAATCGATATGCGCGATTATTATGAGCCAAATACAATGAAATTGAGTTGGCGTCAATATGATATTCGTGAATTAGTTAAAGATACGACGGATGAATTTAGTCAAATATTTGCCATTGGAGCTGCAATTACTGTTCAAAAAGATTTTTCTCATTTTATTCTTGATATGCAACTTGATAGCGAACAAATAAACGAAATGTTAATATTGCCAGATTCCAATGACATGATTCACAATAGCAAGATTTATGTCCCTGAAGATGTACCCGATATTACCAAGTTGAATAATGATCAATATTATGCGATGGTTACAAAACACATTGTTCAAATTTTGGACGACATGGACTATCAAACAATGATATTATTTAATTCGTTGACTACTCTTGAGGCAGTATACAAATTGTTGATGGAGACAGATGTCAAAGAAAAATGGGAGATATTAGCCCAAGGAATTACTGGAACAAACGAAAAGATCAAAAAACGATTTGCAATCGGAAATCGCTCCGTTTTACTTGGTGCAAATTCATTCTGGGAAGGTGTCGACTTTCCTAATAAGATGTTGGAGATTTTGATTGTAACTAGAATCCCATTTGAATCGCCTGAGATGCTTGACGTCAAAGTCAGACAAGAGGTTATGGCAAAAAATGGTTTCAATATTTTTCAAGCAGATACCTTACCTCGGGCTATTTTACAATTGAGGCAAGGTCTTGGTCGATTAGTCAGAACAACAGGTGACCGTGGTGTGATCTTGTTACTCGACAATCGAATTTTGACAAAAAGTTATGGGAAAAAGATTTTAGATTCATTGCCAGACGGATTGCCAGTTATTCAAGACAATATGAAGTATATTAAAAAGGATATAAATAAGTTTTTGAAATAA
- a CDS encoding magnesium transporter CorA family protein, translated as MIKTEQLQQNFKLVDIASKTNLNDDDRTNLIENFELTNEVLDYADDVNERARLEFDEDNQIWLVVYYVQNEIKSSPSESTRPIALVIKDDNLFLFTNKYTHYVYDYIKNADTHYGTNIKDRIWTLIFYAFDSISDDFSDTINEINVKRNKIQEHIEKRKTSYKQIISLSNLQDMMIYASTAINSDYSVARQIDTIANSKVETVNLTARTKERLHDSVVEIEQLKDEADLASDIIDRVANTSNNILNNQMNNTMKVLTIYTIVLSVPTIISGFYGMNMKLPVADKQWSWIFSIVITIAMIIFVLWDLHRRNSL; from the coding sequence ATGATTAAAACAGAGCAACTGCAACAAAATTTCAAACTAGTCGACATAGCATCAAAAACCAATTTAAATGATGATGATCGAACAAACTTAATTGAAAACTTCGAACTTACGAACGAAGTACTTGATTATGCTGATGACGTCAATGAGCGTGCCAGACTTGAGTTTGATGAAGATAATCAAATTTGGCTAGTAGTTTATTATGTCCAAAATGAAATTAAGTCATCCCCTTCAGAAAGTACTCGACCAATTGCATTGGTAATTAAGGATGATAATTTGTTCCTATTCACAAATAAATATACTCATTATGTATATGATTATATAAAAAATGCTGACACTCACTATGGCACTAATATTAAGGATCGAATTTGGACATTGATCTTTTATGCGTTTGACAGCATATCCGATGATTTCAGCGATACGATCAATGAAATTAATGTTAAACGAAACAAAATCCAAGAACACATCGAAAAAAGAAAGACTTCCTATAAACAAATTATTAGCCTCTCAAATTTACAAGATATGATGATTTATGCAAGTACTGCAATCAACAGCGATTACAGTGTTGCCAGACAAATTGACACAATTGCTAACAGCAAAGTTGAGACAGTCAATTTAACCGCTAGAACAAAAGAACGGCTCCATGATTCAGTTGTTGAGATTGAACAACTAAAAGATGAAGCCGATCTGGCGTCAGATATTATTGATCGAGTGGCAAACACAAGTAACAATATCTTGAATAATCAAATGAACAATACCATGAAAGTTTTGACTATTTATACGATTGTTTTAAGTGTACCAACGATTATTTCTGGATTTTACGGAATGAATATGAAACTTCCAGTCGCTGATAAGCAGTGGTCATGGATTTTTTCTATAGTCATTACGATTGCAATGATAATTTTTGTTTTATGGGATTTACATCGTCGAAATAGTTTATAA
- the recU gene encoding Holliday junction resolvase RecU — protein sequence MNFNYPDGRKFQQESKPSKLNTTGAKKLIFGDRGMRLEDEINESNKYYRAHEIAVIYKKPTPIQIVKVDYPKRSRAVIKEAYFRQASTTDYNGIYQGHYVDFEAKETTNKNTFPLKNFHQHQIDHLRACLKQGGICFVIIKYVTLNKYFIMPASKLFKYWEGQKDDGPKSIQLSEVERDSYEITANYNPTLPYIEIINKLIESRKEQ from the coding sequence TTGAATTTTAACTATCCAGATGGACGGAAATTTCAACAAGAATCCAAACCTTCAAAACTAAATACGACAGGTGCTAAAAAATTAATCTTTGGTGACCGTGGTATGCGACTTGAAGATGAGATCAATGAAAGCAACAAATATTATCGCGCACATGAAATAGCAGTAATATACAAAAAACCAACGCCTATTCAAATCGTAAAAGTTGACTACCCCAAAAGAAGCCGTGCTGTAATTAAAGAAGCATACTTCAGACAGGCATCAACTACTGATTATAATGGCATTTATCAAGGGCATTATGTCGACTTTGAAGCTAAGGAAACAACTAATAAAAACACGTTTCCATTAAAAAACTTTCATCAGCATCAAATTGATCATTTACGTGCCTGTTTAAAGCAAGGTGGAATTTGTTTCGTGATTATTAAGTACGTTACTCTTAATAAATATTTTATCATGCCGGCTTCCAAACTTTTTAAGTATTGGGAAGGTCAAAAAGATGATGGTCCCAAGTCTATTCAATTGTCAGAAGTCGAAAGAGATTCTTATGAAATCACGGCAAATTACAACCCAACTTTGCCCTATATTGAAATTATAAATAAATTAATCGAGAGTAGAAAGGAGCAATAA
- a CDS encoding SLOG family protein yields MIKNLWVTGYRSYELGIFKPDDPKIKVIQKLFEERFVNYAEDGMEWVLSGAQLGTEQIIGPAVQEVKNKGYNIKHAVMLPFANFGDQWNDNNKSLLNIFLRNADYVNKLTSLGYHSGIQLRTWQNFMLQHTDGALIFYDPDSGGKPKYDYSAMESYVDRGNDYSIELIDFDEMQDFANSLSEE; encoded by the coding sequence ATGATAAAGAACTTGTGGGTAACTGGCTATAGATCCTATGAGTTAGGAATTTTTAAACCAGATGACCCAAAGATTAAAGTAATTCAAAAATTATTTGAAGAAAGATTTGTTAACTATGCTGAAGATGGTATGGAATGGGTATTATCTGGAGCTCAGCTTGGTACTGAACAAATTATCGGTCCAGCAGTACAAGAAGTGAAGAATAAAGGTTATAATATCAAACATGCAGTTATGTTACCATTCGCGAATTTTGGTGATCAGTGGAATGATAACAATAAGTCATTACTAAATATTTTTTTAAGAAATGCCGACTATGTCAATAAACTCACTAGTTTGGGTTATCATTCAGGTATACAACTCAGAACATGGCAGAATTTTATGCTTCAACATACCGATGGGGCGCTAATTTTTTATGATCCGGATAGTGGAGGGAAGCCTAAATATGACTATTCGGCAATGGAAAGTTATGTTGACCGAGGGAACGATTACTCAATTGAGTTAATCGACTTTGATGAAATGCAAGATTTTGCTAATAGTTTGTCAGAAGAGTAA